Proteins encoded within one genomic window of Setaria italica strain Yugu1 chromosome IV, Setaria_italica_v2.0, whole genome shotgun sequence:
- the LOC101776473 gene encoding UDP-glycosyltransferase 73C3, giving the protein MGSQGQAATSGPGDADDDIGRRTHAAAHFVFVPLMAQGHLIPAVDTALLLATHGAVCTIAGTRATAARVRPTVDSARQSGLTVWLVEFPLDYAEAGLPEGVDNGDNVPVEHMRSYLDAVALLRSPIESYLRAHAPYPTCVVSDFCHPWTTVLASNLGVPRLSFFSMCAFCLLCQHNVERFNAYEGVADDNEPVVVPGLEKTFLVTRAQAPGCFFRGSPAWEEFADYTERAQAEADGVIMNTFEEMEPEYVAGYAAAKKMKIWTVGPVSLYHQLGDGATLAARGNATAIDADECLRWLDGKEPDSVVYVSFGSIARADAKQAMELGLGLEASGHPFVWVLRNAHEYDEAVRSFLDELEARVAGRGLLIRGWAPQVLILSHVAVGGFVTHCGWNSTLEAVAAGLPVVTWPHFSDQFLNQKMAVEVLDIGVSVGVTEPLMYRKEVKEIGVGRGVVEEGVRSVMGGGVEAEERRRRARALAAKARAAVQEGGSSHGNLLDLASRFRAAS; this is encoded by the coding sequence ATGGGTAGCCAAGGACAAGCAGCAACCAGCGGCCCCGGGGACGCGGACGACGACATCGGCCGGAGAACCCACGCGGCGGCGCACTTCGTGTTCGTCCCGCTGATGGCGCAGGGCCACCTGATCCCGGCCGTCGACACCGCGCTGCTGCTCGCCACCCACGGCGCCGTCTGCACCATCGCCGGGACCCGAGCCACGGCCGCGCGGGTGCGCCCGACCGTCGACTCCGCCCGGCAGTCGGGGCTCACGGTCTGGCTCGTCGAGTTCCCGCTCGACTACGCCGAGGCCGGCCTGCCGGAAGGCGTTGACAACGGGGACAACGTCCCGGTGGAGCACATGCGGAGCTACTTAGACGCCGTGGCGCTCCTCCGCTCGCCGATCGAGAGCTACCTCCGCGCCCACGCGCCGTACCCGACGTGCGTCGTGTCGGACTTCTGCCACCCGTGGACCACGGTGCTCGCGTCCAACCTCGGGGTCCCGCGGCTCAGCTTCTTCAGCATGTGCGCCTTCTGCCTCCTGTGCCAGCACAACGTCGAGCGGTTCAACGCGTACGAGGGCGTCGCCGACGACAACGAGCCGGTCGTCGTTCCGGGCCTGGAGAAAACGTTCCTGGTGACGAGAGCGCAGGCCCCGGGCTGCTTCTTCCGGGGGTCGCCGGCGTGGGAGGAGTTCGCGGACTACACCGAGCGCGCGCAGGCCGAGGCCGACGGCGTCATCATGAACACCTTCGAGGAGATGGAGCCGGAGTACGTTGCCGGCTACGCGGCGGCCAAGAAGATGAAAATCTGGACCGTCGGGCCGGTGTCACTCTACCACCagctcggcgacggcgcgacGCTGGCGGCGAGAGGGAACGCCACCGCCATCGACGCCGACGAGTGCCTCCGGTGGCTCGACGGCAAGGAGCCCGACTCCGTCGTCTACGTCAGCTTCGGGAGCATCGCGAGGGCGGACGCGAAGCAGGCCATggagctcgggctcgggctggaggCGTCGGGGCACCCGTTCGTCTGGGTGCTCAGGAACGCCCACGAGTACGACGAGGCGGTGCGCAGCTTCCTGGACGAGCTCGAGGCGCGCGTCGCGGGGCGCGGCCTGCTGATCCGGGGGTGGGCGCCGCAGGTGCTGATCCTGTCACACGTCGCCGTGGGCGGCTTCgtgacgcactgcgggtggaactcgacgctggaggccgtcgccgccgggctgCCGGTGGTGACGTGGCCGCACTTCTCGGACCAGTTCCTGAACCAGAAGATGGCCGTGGAGGTGCTGGACATCGGCGTCAGCGTCGGGGTCACGGAGCCGCTGATGTACCGGAAGGAGGTGAAGGAGATCGGGGTGGGGCGGGGCGTGGTGGAGGAGGGCGTGAGGAGCGTgatgggcggcggggtggaggcagaggagaggaggcggcgggcccGCGCGCTCGCGGCGAAGGCGCGGGCGGCCGTGCAGGAGGGCGGGTCGTCGCACGGGAACCTGCTGGATTTGGCCAGTCGCTTCAGGGCGGCTTCGTGA
- the LOC101776070 gene encoding bZIP transcription factor 46, whose translation MERQGSIYSLTFDEFQSALGGASKDFGSMNMDELLRNIWTAEESNAMAAAAPATAAASAHHHHQQQPAAPIQRQGSFTLPRTLSQKTVDEVWREIVGLTGGEDEPPVPPPAPAAPPAPLPAQAQAQRQPTLGSMTLEEFLVRAGVVREDMGQQPLVLPPHAQALFSQGNAVAPQTLQLGNGMVTAVVGQGLGGAMTVAAPTTPVVLNGMGKVEAGDLSSLSPVPYPFDTALRVRKGPTVEKVVERRQRRMIKNRESAARSRARKQAYIMELEAEVAKLKEQNDELQKKQVEMLKKQKDEVLERINNQLGPKAKKLCLRRTLTGPW comes from the exons aTGGAGCGGCAGGGCTCGATCTACTCGCTCACGTTCGACGAGTTCCAGAGCGCGCTGGGCGGCGCAAGCAAGGACTTTGGGTCCATgaacatggacgagctgctgcgCAACATCTGGACGGCCGAGGAGTCCAacgccatggccgcggcggcaccggcgacggccgccgcgtccgcgcaccaccaccaccagcagcagccggcggcgcccatCCAGCGCCAGGGCTCCTTCACGCTGCCGCGCACGCTCAGCCAGAAGACGGTCGACGAGGTCTGGCGCGAGATCGTGGGCCTCACCGGCGGGGAGGACGAGCCGCCGGTCccgccccccgcccccgccgcgcctcccgcgccgctgccagcgcaggcgcaggcgcagcggCAGCCGACGCTGGGGTCCATGACGCTGGAGGAGTTCCTGGTGCGCGCCGGCGTCGTGCGGGAGGATATGGGGCAGCAGCCCCTCGTGCTGCCGCCGCACGCGCAGGCGCTCTTCTCCCAGGGCAATGCCGTCGCGCCGCAGACCTTGCAGCTGGGGAACGGGATGGTGACCGCGGTCGTCGGCCAGGGGCTCGGGGGAGCGATGACGGTGGCCGCGCCGACGACGCCCGTCGTGCTCAACGGGATGGGGAAGGTGGAGGCCGGCGATCTGTCGTCACTGTCGCCGGTGCCGTACCCCTTCGACACCGCGCTCAGGGTGAGGAAGGGCCCGACCGTCGAGAAGGTGGTGGAGAGGAGGCAGAGGCGCATGATCAAGAACAGGGAGTCGGCAGCCAGGTCGCGTGCGAGGAAGCAG GCTTACATAATGGAGTTGGAAGCAGAGGTGGCAAAACTTAAGGAGCAGAATGACGAATTGCAGAAAAAGCAG GTCGAAATGCTAAAGAAGCAAAAAGATGAG GTCCTGGAGCGAATCAATAACCAACTTGGACCAAAGGCAAAGAAACTTTGCCTGCGTCGCACCCTGACCGGCCCGTGGTAG